In Puntigrus tetrazona isolate hp1 chromosome 24, ASM1883169v1, whole genome shotgun sequence, a genomic segment contains:
- the ccl20b gene encoding C-C motif chemokine 20b — MAYLKTASLSVLILVAFLVETDAVRCCLKYRRRPLDCRHLKGFDIQKMTGSCDLPAIIFHTKNGKLVCADPERHWTQDRVECLRLKAAEVKSGGF; from the exons ATGGCTTACCTTAAAACCGCTTCTTTGAGCGTCCTCATACTCGTCGCGTTTCTCGTGGAGACCGATGCGG TGCGTTGCTGTCTTAAGTACAGGAGACGGCCTCTAGACTGTCGACACCTGAAAGGCTTTGACATTCAGAAAATGACTGGCAGCTGTGATCTGCCTGCGATAAT CTTCCATACAAAGAATGGAAAGTTGGTCTGCGCTGATCCTGAGCGACATTGGACACAGGACAGAGTTGAGTGCCTAAG ATTGAAGGCTGCAGAAGTGAAGAGTGGaggattttaa
- the tfr1b gene encoding transferrin receptor 1b has translation MAGPIDQAKMKFSRIVNSRSYTRFNQSQNPDGESSRVEVKLGVDGEEEIDGMEQEHMQRDTYTKSSRSGPLNKWRILVWVGGVLVIFCIGLLIGYSVHRKSASASESESESESASASCSPRDGVINDNTEVPLNYPPSLDWSELVTLFSDKLSSNAIADKLNQLEYPRTDRQAGSSADTKLADDIHDIFTQLKMQPWVDEHYVKLQFPNSSNPNKVLFGGVEIGRPKGFLAYSETGRREGRVVYANYGELSDLESEECRPILNGSVVLMRAGKISMAQKVMNAAKMGAVAALIYPDTADYKTASSNTELYGHVHLGSGDPYTPGFPSFFHTQFSPVKSSGLSGILAQTITANMAQSIFEKMGGKDAPTRFKGGLLTSYKLGSESDKVTVEVNNNLADSKIHNVFGVIRGYVDPDRYVMIGAQRDSLSLGYAKATVGTTLLLELARVFAELKKDGFKPKRSVVFASWTAGDFGNVGVTEWLEGYWSSLDRKAFTYISLDGVVTGADSFRASASPLLHTLLQKTLGKIKNPSTNLNLLQSGLSSILAPMQMDDSAYPFLALSGIPSVSFGFISSAKQFLGTDLDEKDNLDRTTNNKVVELSMVAAQVAGQMALRLVHDHILRLDVVKYSDVIASHVSAITKRIDTLKAYKVDKIESLSTKWLNEARSSYVRAAASLKTDIENTDLNDLEMCRIINNRIMRVEHDFLSPYVSSRDVPFRHIFFGDGWQTSTDLEKYLGDVQENKTSLNIDEVLNKFALLTWTIQGCANDLAGDIWSLDNEL, from the exons ATGGCAGGACCGATTGATCAGGCCAAAATGAAGTTTTCGAGAATC GTCAACAGTCGCTCATACACTCGGTTTAATCAATCTCAGAATCCTGATGGAGAGAGCAGCCGTGTGGAGGTGAAGCTTGGTGTGGATGGTGAGGAGGAAATAGATGGAATGGAACAAGAACACATGCAACGTGACACGTACACAAAATCAAGTCGTTCTGGGCCATTGAACAAGTGGAGGATTCTGGTTTGGGTGGGTGGAGTGCTGGTCATCTTCTGCATAG GGTTGCTCATTGGATATTCTGTCCACCGCAAGTCTGCGTCTGCATCTGAGTCTGAGTCTGAGTCTGAGTCTGCGTCTGCTTCCTGCTCACCGAGAGATGGTGTGATCAACGATAACACTGAAGTTCCACTAAATTATCCACCTTCTTTGGATTGGAGTGAACTTGTTACACTTTTCAGTGATAAATTGTCATCTAACGCCATTGCGGATAAATTAAACCAACT AGAGTATCCCCGCACTGACCGTCAAGCAGGATCATCTGCAGATACCAAGTTAGCTGATGATATCCATGATATTTTCACACAACTGAAAATGCAGCCCTGGGTTGATGAACACTACGTGAAGCTGCAGTTTCCAAACAG CTCCAATCCAAACAAAGTGTTGTTTGGTGGAGTGGAGATCGGACGTCCTAAAGGGTTTCTGGCTTACAGTGAAACTGGCCGTAGGGAG GGCAGAGTGGTGTACGCCAACTATGGTGAGCTTTCTGACCTGGAGAGTGAAGAATGCAGACCGATTCTGAATGGATCTGTTGTGCTGATGAGAGCTGGAAAAATCAGCATGGCTCAGAAG GTTATGAATGCAGCTAAAATGGGTGCCGTAGCAGCTTTAATCTACCCAGACACTGCTGACTATAAAACAGCATCTTCAAATACTGAACTTTATGGTCAT GTCCATCTGGGATCAGGTGATCCTTACACCCCAGGATTCCCATCCTTTTTTCACACACAGTTTTCTCCTGTCAAGTCCTCTGGCCTTTCAGGAATACTTGCCCAGACAATCACTGCTAACATGGCACAGTCAATTTTTGA AAAAATGGGCGGAAAAGATGCCCCCACAAGATTTAAGGGTGGCTTACTGACTTCTTACAAGTTGGGAAGTGAAAGTGACAAAGTAACCGTCGAAGTTAATAATAATCTTGCAGACTCCAAGATCCATAATGTTTTTGGAGTCATCAGAGGATACGTGGATCCTG ATCGTTATGTCATGATTGGAGCGCAGAGAGACTCCCTGAGTTTGGGATATGCCAAGGCTACAGTTGGAACTACTCTTCTGCTGGAACTTGCGAGGGTTTTCGCAGAGTTGAAAAAAG ATGGTTTCAAACCCAAGCGAAGTGTTGTGTTTGCCAGCTGGACAGCAGGGGATTTTGGAAATGTTGGAGTTACTGAATGGCTTGAG GGGTACTGGTCATCACTGGACAGAAAAGCCTTTACTTACATCAGTTTGGATGGTGTTGTTACTG GTGCAGATTCTTTTAGAGCTTCTGCCAGTCCTTTGTTGCACACCCTTCTGCAGAAGACCCTGGGAAAGATCAAAAACCCAAGCACAAACTTAAATCTTCTCCAGAGTGGTTTGTCATCAAT TCTGGCGCCCATGCAGATGGATGACAGTGCATATCCTTTCCTGGCCCTCTCTGGAATCCCATCCGTTTCTTTCGGGTTCATCTCTTCT GCTAAACAGTTTTTAGGCACAGATCTGGATGAAAAAGATAATTTGGACCGCACCACCAATAATAAAGTGGTTGAGTTGTCCATGGTTGCTGCTCAGGTTGCTGGGCAGATGGCCCTTCGGCTCGTCCATGACCACATCCTCAGACTAGATGTTGTCAAGTATTCTGATGTGATTGCCAGCCACGTGAGCGCCATAACCAAGCGCATTGACACTCTTAAAGCTTACAAG GTCGATAAAATTGAGTCTTTGTCAACGAAGTGGCTGAATGAGGCAAGGAGCTCCTACGTTCGTGCTGCAGCCTCTCTAAAAACTGACATAGAGAATACCGACCTGAATGACTTGGAGATGTGTCGCATAATCAATAACCGCATAATGAGG GTGGAGCATGATTTTCTCTCTCCTTATGTCTCTTCGAGAGATGTCCCGTTCCGCCACATTTTCTTTGGTGACGGCTGGCAAACCTCCACAGACCTGGAAAAGTACTTGGGTGATGTACAAGAGAATAAGACAAGCTTGAACATAGACGAGGTTCTAAACAAGTTCGCTCTACTCACTTGGACCATCCAGGGCTGTGCTAATGACCTGGCTGGAGATATCTGGTCCTTGGACAACGAGctatag